CCAACGGTGGTCGGATGTCTGACTACCGCGGCTATGGGATAGCGAAGAATCCTCTTCTCCCGATGATCGGAATCCCCACGACCGCGGGTACGGGAAGCGAGGGACAATCCTACGCGCTGATCTCCGACGCCATCACCCACGTCAAGATGGCCTGCGGCGTGCCCACGGCGGCTTTTCGGGTGGCTCTCCTCGACCCCGAGCTCACCGTGACCCAGCCGCCGGATGTAACGGCGACAGCCGGCTACGATGCGCTTTCCCACGCGGTCGAGACTTACGTCACCACGAGACGAAACCCGCTTTCCGACATGTTCTCGCGCGAGGCGTTTCGCTTGTTGTCGCGGCACTACACGAGGGTGTTGTCCCATCCGGACGACATCGAGGCGCGGGCGGCGATGCAGCTCGGGGCGCATTACGCCGGAGTGGCGATCGAGAACTCGATGCTCGGGGCGACACATGCCTGCGCCAACCCGCTGACGCAGCATTATGGGGCGGTCCACGGCCGCGCCATTGCCGTCTGTCTCCCGAGCGTGGTCCGCTTCAACAGAGATTTCGTCGACGCTCGTTACGGCGAGCTCATGGCGGTG
The genomic region above belongs to Vicinamibacteria bacterium and contains:
- a CDS encoding iron-containing alcohol dehydrogenase, whose product is MLSAFEYRTQPRLVFGPGYIARLGDIARELGFQRALFVADPGVMATPHAGRALESLRNAGISIVTFTDFHENPDTEMVERGRVVAAREKVDSLIGFGGGSSMDCAKAISFLVTNGGRMSDYRGYGIAKNPLLPMIGIPTTAGTGSEGQSYALISDAITHVKMACGVPTAAFRVALLDPELTVTQPPDVTATAGYDALSHAVETYVTTRRNPLSDMFSREAFRLLSRHYTRVLSHPDDIEARAAMQLGAHYAGVAIENSMLGATHACANPLTQHYGAVHGRAIAVCLPSVVRFNRDFVDARYGELMAVAGRKGSGDALASLLEELASVAGLPTRLGQVGVGDDAIADLAKDAAEQWTGRFNPRPFDEEAAREIYRWAS